Proteins encoded together in one Diabrotica undecimpunctata isolate CICGRU chromosome 3, icDiaUnde3, whole genome shotgun sequence window:
- the LOC140435943 gene encoding uncharacterized protein yields the protein MSSRNSNRIVRLRALRNVDICKIKQMGKLADKVLVDASLIPGFLFAAKDYEAINNSFNNQHTELINLIAVEEDANLDSEELISVLSKCLSCWRLKPRALPDLRISKAKPFSCVGVDFGGPFLIRANKLKNAKRTKAYICLFVCFATKALHLELVSELSTEAFLASFRRFIARRARCSVVYSDCGTNFVGAKSYLEDIKSHFDKNDVITWHLNPPAASHFGGLFEAGIKSVKTHVSRVIGEQVLTYEEFNTLLIQIETILNSRPVCPVSNDPNDFSVLTPGHFLTLEPLKIIPDRDYSDVHLNRLSRWQLLQRLHADFWQRWSREYLHTLHQRSK from the exons atgtcTTCCAGAAATTCAAATAGAATTGTTCGTTTGCGTGCATTGAGAAACGTTGACATTTGTAAGATTAAACAAATGGGAAAGCTGGCAGATAAAGTGTTGGTTGATGCTTCATTAATtccagggtttctctttgctgcaaaagatTACGAAGCGATCAATAATAGTTTCAATAACCAGCATAccgaattaattaatttaattgctgtcgaggAAGACGCAAATTTGGATTCGGAGGAATTAATTAG TGTTCTTTCAAAATGTCTTTCCTGTTGGAGACTAAAACCTCGGGCTCTTCCCGACCTACGGATATCCAAGGCCAAACCATTTTCTTGCGTTGGCGTCGACTTTGGCGGTCCTTTTCTGATACGAGCCAATAAGCTTAAAAATGCTAAACGAACGAAAGCCTATATTTGCCTATTTGTATGCTTTGCCACTAAGGCTTTGCACTTAGAATTGGTATCTGAACTTAGTACCGAGGCATTTTTAGCCTCATTCAGACGTTTTATAGCACGCCGAGCACGTTGCTCTGTTGTCTATTCTGATTGCGGAACAAATTTTGTAGGAGCAAAATCCTATTTAGAAGACATTAagtcacattttgataaaaacgaCGTCATTACATGGCATTTAAATCCTCCGGCAGCTTCCCATTTTGGTGGATTGTTTGAAGCGGGTATAAAAAGCGTGAAAACACATGTGTCTAGAGTCATAGGCGAACAGGTTTTAACCTATGAAGAATTCAATACATTACTCATACAAATAGAGACTATCTTAAATAGTCGTCCCGTATGTCCTGTCAGTAATGATCCAAATGATTTTTCAGTGTTAACACCTGGTCATTTTCTTACACTAGAGCCTTTAAAGATAATTCCCGATCGGGATTACAGTGATGTTCATTTAAATAGACTAAGTCGTTGGCAATTGCTGCAACGATTACATGCAGACTTTTGGCAAAGATGGAGTAGAGAATATTTACATACTCTTCATCAACGCTCGAAGTAG